A single Microbacterium sp. YJN-G DNA region contains:
- a CDS encoding HNH endonuclease family protein, giving the protein MTRRTTRTASAAGALVVALLAGAIALTTQAASSSPAATIETPPPASAAPPATPSADLTAEATASLEQLEQLDIAEADNQDTYQRDAFGQRWADIDRNGCDQRNDALAAALEDITTKPGTHDCVVLTGTLHDPYTGLTITFQRGQGTSELVQIDHIVPLAWVWRQGADEWDETQREHFANDPLNLQATDGSANQSKSDRGPAEWMPPAADYGCVYASRFVDVLAAYQLTVNPADYTALRAQLTSCAA; this is encoded by the coding sequence ATGACCCGCCGCACCACCCGCACCGCATCCGCCGCCGGCGCCCTGGTCGTCGCACTGCTCGCCGGCGCGATCGCCCTCACCACGCAGGCCGCCAGCAGCAGTCCCGCTGCGACGATCGAGACCCCACCCCCCGCATCCGCCGCACCGCCGGCAACGCCATCGGCTGACCTCACGGCAGAAGCCACCGCGAGCCTCGAGCAGCTCGAGCAGCTGGACATCGCCGAGGCTGACAATCAGGACACCTATCAGCGCGACGCCTTCGGGCAACGCTGGGCCGACATCGACCGCAACGGCTGCGACCAGCGCAACGATGCGCTCGCGGCCGCGCTCGAGGACATCACCACCAAGCCCGGCACCCACGACTGCGTCGTCCTCACCGGAACGCTGCACGACCCGTACACCGGGCTCACGATCACCTTCCAGCGCGGACAGGGCACCAGCGAGCTCGTGCAGATCGACCACATCGTGCCCCTCGCCTGGGTATGGCGCCAGGGCGCCGACGAATGGGACGAGACGCAGCGCGAACACTTCGCCAACGACCCGCTCAACCTGCAGGCCACGGACGGCAGCGCCAATCAGTCCAAGAGCGACCGCGGGCCCGCCGAGTGGATGCCCCCGGCCGCGGACTACGGATGCGTCTACGCATCCCGCTTCGTCGACGTCCTCGCCGCGTACCAGCTGACGGTCAATCCGGCCGACTACACCGCCCTCCGCGCGCAGCTCACCAGCTGCGCCGCTTGA
- a CDS encoding ArdC-like ssDNA-binding domain-containing protein, translating to MPTKTRRSSTTRRTPEERRAQAEALHAQLTAQVTTLAESENWKAWLRFARIVRRRSFSNQMLILAQGGTYCLGYRQWESLGRHVVKGAKSIKIFGYSTKRIVEVDETTGEESTSSRVIYPVLSVFDVTDTEGEPLPEQPAVYLEGDDVAGLFDQLAVYITGQGWNVALEDIEQDGLNGYTDGLTRQIRVDAKMAPAMRVKTLLHEIGHALLHFDEGSTREHRGVIETEAESVAYCAGGLLGLDTSAWSIGYVAGWAGGDVDLIRSVAGNVLRAVNAIADAMLGEESQETAA from the coding sequence ATGCCCACCAAGACCCGCCGTTCCAGCACCACCCGGCGCACCCCGGAAGAGCGCCGCGCGCAAGCCGAAGCGCTACACGCCCAGCTCACCGCCCAGGTCACCACACTCGCCGAGAGCGAGAACTGGAAGGCCTGGCTGCGGTTCGCCCGCATTGTCCGGCGCCGCTCATTCTCCAACCAGATGCTCATCCTCGCGCAGGGCGGCACCTACTGCCTCGGCTACCGCCAGTGGGAGAGCCTCGGCCGACACGTCGTCAAGGGCGCGAAGTCGATCAAGATCTTCGGCTACTCCACCAAGCGCATCGTCGAGGTCGACGAGACCACCGGCGAGGAGTCCACCAGCAGCCGGGTGATCTACCCCGTACTCTCCGTCTTCGACGTCACCGACACCGAGGGAGAGCCGCTTCCCGAGCAGCCCGCCGTCTACCTCGAGGGAGACGACGTCGCCGGGCTGTTCGACCAGCTCGCCGTCTACATCACCGGCCAGGGGTGGAACGTCGCGCTCGAGGACATCGAGCAGGACGGACTCAACGGGTACACCGATGGCCTCACCCGACAGATCCGCGTCGACGCGAAGATGGCGCCGGCCATGCGAGTCAAGACCCTCCTGCACGAGATCGGCCACGCACTCCTGCACTTCGACGAGGGCAGCACGCGCGAGCACCGCGGCGTGATCGAGACCGAGGCCGAGTCGGTCGCCTACTGCGCCGGTGGACTCCTCGGACTCGACACCAGCGCGTGGTCGATCGGTTACGTCGCGGGATGGGCCGGCGGCGACGTCGACCTCATCCGCAGCGTCGCCGGCAACGTCCTCCGCGCCGTCAACGCGATCGCCGACGCCATGCTCGGCGAGGAGAGTCAGGAAACGGCCGCGTAG
- a CDS encoding FtsK/SpoIIIE domain-containing protein: protein MATRVASRPPARPPAPAAVALGVLPRRQLTGIIPALLCIALATAVTGLNAVRPFTDLVPLLWVVAVLLAAAAVVSGVRTFQREGRMDPAIEAVLPLLGAAQPTRALVEPVKWTRGWVGLPERIKIRYASHVDDTDPRFVDQILAGLARRLGAEYRVRKHNSRRCVLVVELAPASDPISREQQRAIEVVKLVIDPSANVSVKSAEDGSVSKIEVKHNVGPKMAIAARRSQVEKVVSSMLPGRWRAHWDLEGDKITFEVRPTMPDMVLHEVEPAAALTHAAYKAFRIPIGPDEDGQIQSWHPAVSPHCLVIGGTGSGKTSFQHTVLTHLAHAHWRVWVLDGKRIEFAGFRDWPNVELVGARVEHQVRMLHAAHELMEERYSQLENGTARLEDFDPLALIIDEYATFKARVQRWYKTVKPKGAPAQAPVLDLLSDLARLARSAKIHILLGLQRPDVEFLGGEMRDNFGARVSFGRLSPQGANMMWDSFAVGVAIPRNKRGRGVTLNAESLPVEIQAFYTPDPAKLDSTDKGDWDHLAALRPEVADYERMMVRDPEAELTDDGEGEEIEPDYFQWASAEIVPWDPAASSTSKHEPLRPANVTPLDPRERVRFVPDVDDETPDVDAAADGDGYGESLEGPAVELEVGDLLLVDSALGLWAVIEGVEPDVVDDEYLAIEYRDLDNGEDGLLTVFDNSVVSYRRPEAA from the coding sequence ATGGCAACTCGTGTGGCATCACGTCCGCCGGCACGACCGCCCGCACCGGCAGCGGTGGCGTTGGGTGTTCTTCCCCGACGTCAGCTGACCGGGATCATCCCGGCGCTGCTGTGCATCGCTCTGGCGACGGCAGTGACGGGGCTGAACGCGGTGCGGCCGTTCACCGATCTGGTTCCGCTGCTGTGGGTCGTCGCGGTGCTGCTCGCCGCCGCCGCCGTCGTGTCCGGTGTGCGCACCTTCCAGCGTGAGGGTCGGATGGACCCGGCGATCGAGGCGGTGCTTCCACTGCTCGGCGCGGCGCAGCCGACGCGCGCGCTCGTCGAGCCGGTGAAGTGGACCCGCGGATGGGTGGGACTCCCGGAGCGCATCAAGATCCGATACGCCTCACACGTCGACGACACCGATCCTCGCTTCGTCGATCAGATCCTCGCCGGCCTGGCCCGCCGGCTCGGAGCGGAGTACCGGGTGCGCAAGCACAACTCGAGGCGCTGCGTGCTCGTCGTCGAGCTCGCCCCAGCCAGCGATCCGATCTCCCGCGAGCAGCAGCGCGCGATCGAGGTCGTCAAGCTGGTCATCGACCCGAGCGCGAACGTCTCTGTGAAGAGCGCCGAGGACGGATCGGTCTCGAAGATCGAGGTCAAGCACAACGTGGGGCCGAAGATGGCCATCGCCGCCCGACGCTCTCAGGTCGAGAAGGTGGTCTCTTCGATGCTTCCCGGCCGGTGGCGGGCGCACTGGGATCTCGAAGGCGACAAGATCACGTTCGAGGTCCGGCCGACGATGCCAGACATGGTCCTGCACGAAGTGGAGCCCGCAGCCGCGCTCACCCATGCCGCCTACAAGGCGTTCAGGATCCCGATCGGCCCCGACGAGGACGGCCAGATCCAGTCGTGGCATCCGGCGGTCTCTCCGCACTGCCTCGTCATCGGTGGCACCGGATCGGGCAAGACCAGCTTTCAGCACACGGTGCTCACCCACCTGGCGCACGCGCACTGGCGGGTGTGGGTACTCGATGGGAAGAGGATCGAGTTCGCCGGGTTCCGGGACTGGCCCAACGTCGAGCTCGTCGGCGCGCGCGTGGAGCACCAGGTGCGGATGCTGCATGCCGCGCACGAGCTCATGGAGGAGCGGTACTCGCAGCTCGAGAACGGCACGGCCCGTCTCGAGGACTTCGACCCGCTCGCCCTGATCATCGACGAGTACGCGACGTTCAAGGCGCGCGTGCAGCGGTGGTACAAGACGGTCAAGCCCAAGGGGGCGCCAGCGCAGGCTCCCGTCCTCGATCTGCTCTCCGACCTCGCCCGCCTGGCGCGATCCGCGAAGATCCACATCCTGCTGGGCCTGCAGCGTCCCGACGTCGAGTTCCTCGGCGGTGAGATGCGAGACAACTTCGGCGCCCGCGTCAGCTTCGGCCGTCTCTCTCCGCAGGGCGCCAACATGATGTGGGACAGCTTCGCGGTCGGTGTCGCGATCCCGCGCAACAAGCGCGGCCGTGGCGTCACCCTGAACGCCGAGTCCCTCCCCGTTGAGATCCAGGCGTTCTACACGCCGGATCCAGCGAAGCTCGACTCCACCGACAAGGGCGACTGGGATCACCTGGCGGCGCTGCGCCCCGAGGTCGCGGACTACGAGCGGATGATGGTGCGCGACCCGGAAGCGGAGCTCACCGACGATGGCGAGGGCGAGGAGATCGAGCCCGACTACTTCCAGTGGGCTTCGGCCGAGATCGTCCCGTGGGATCCCGCGGCCTCGTCGACGAGCAAGCACGAACCCCTCCGCCCCGCGAACGTCACTCCGCTGGACCCGCGCGAGCGAGTCAGGTTCGTCCCCGATGTCGACGACGAGACACCTGACGTCGACGCGGCCGCGGACGGCGACGGGTACGGCGAATCGCTCGAGGGGCCCGCGGTGGAGCTCGAGGTCGGAGATCTCCTGCTCGTCGACTCGGCCTTGGGCCTGTGGGCCGTGATCGAGGGTGTGGAGCCCGATGTCGTCGACGACGAGTACCTCGCGATCGAGTACCGCGACCTCGACAACGGCGAGGACGGGTTGCTGACGGTCTTCGACAACTCGGTGGTCAGCTACCGCCGACCCGAGGCTGCGTGA
- a CDS encoding DUF3846 domain-containing protein, protein MTTVIKITPAGEVSTIDVDELADYQQEVGGWIAELRLTNGHALLVDEDAGIKSTEPNLLASLYLTQHGRGTLLFSNALIVGLQARSGEWTDVAPDVDEQLRAIAAQI, encoded by the coding sequence ATGACCACCGTCATCAAGATCACGCCTGCCGGCGAGGTCAGCACCATCGACGTCGACGAGCTCGCCGACTATCAGCAGGAAGTCGGCGGGTGGATCGCAGAGCTGCGCCTGACCAACGGGCACGCTCTACTCGTCGACGAGGATGCGGGCATCAAGAGCACCGAGCCCAACCTGCTCGCGTCGCTCTACCTGACCCAGCACGGCCGCGGCACCCTGCTGTTCAGCAACGCGCTTATCGTCGGGCTGCAAGCCAGAAGCGGCGAGTGGACCGACGTCGCCCCCGACGTCGACGAGCAGCTGCGCGCGATCGCCGCCCAGATCTGA
- a CDS encoding class I SAM-dependent DNA methyltransferase, with protein MNEIRARAAQFTRDWQEEPGDERQQAQSFVRDLLGVYGITQTRAAFYEKRVKRSSTGSRGYIDALIPGLALIEMKSAGKDLVAAEQQALDYIDDLPDPEVPRWVITSDFRRFRLLDLHAESESVQEFTLTQMRDRADVLAFLAGYGERTFGSKAQESASIKAAKLMASLYEALEGSGYDDHEASVFLVRTLFALYADDAGVWDRDMFLEFLETRTAADGSDLGPQLSLLYQVMGREPSRRQSNLDELISRFPYVNGGVFEESVSIPSFDAGMRDRLISAAMFNWSAISPAIFGSLFQAVKDKTARRELGEHYTTETNIMKVIGPMFLDELRQRFTDGYHDTAKLKRLRADMGLMRFLDPACGCGNFLVVGYRQMRALDLEVLLRIQELSGETARTMFFTEEHLAVRLSSFHGIELEEWPAQIAATALHLVEHQANQAMELALGSAPDPLPLDKIKSIVVGNALRVDWATVLEPTEHLYIMGNPPFLGHATRSSEQAQELRDVWRRDDIGRLDYVTGWYAKALELLGRPGYRGEFAFVSTNSIAQGEPVPALFGPVFAAGWRVKFAHRTFAWTSEAPGAAAVHCSVIGFDRPSRKRARLFDYSGNLKGEPVEIPVVDQLNGYLVDGPIVLVDQRRSPLASALPPMVFGNMARDDGNLLIEPGDYAEVMADPIAAKYVRPFVGARQLIHNEPRWCLWLVDLDPSDIARSPMLRRRLDAVRQFRAASRAESTRQMAETPHLFGQRSQPDTPYVCVPRHASETRKFFPTALFTPDVICGDANFKADDPDGLAFAMISSSAFITWQRTIGGRLESRLRFSSTLTWNTFPLPTITDSQRAAIIAGGRAVLDARALRPERSLADHYNPLAMSPELLRAHRELDVAVDKTLGLRGAATEADRLRALFASFAKLTTANELTMPKKRSRKARAVSAAS; from the coding sequence ATGAATGAGATCCGAGCCCGCGCTGCGCAGTTCACCCGTGACTGGCAGGAAGAGCCCGGTGACGAGCGTCAGCAAGCGCAGTCCTTCGTTCGGGATCTGCTCGGCGTGTACGGGATCACCCAGACCCGTGCGGCGTTCTATGAGAAGCGCGTCAAGCGCTCATCGACCGGCTCGCGCGGATACATCGACGCGCTGATCCCTGGTCTCGCGCTTATCGAGATGAAGTCGGCCGGCAAGGATCTCGTCGCCGCCGAGCAGCAGGCGCTCGACTACATCGACGACCTTCCCGACCCGGAGGTTCCTCGGTGGGTCATCACGAGCGACTTCCGCCGGTTCCGCCTGCTCGATCTCCACGCTGAGAGCGAGAGCGTGCAGGAGTTCACCCTGACCCAGATGCGGGATCGTGCCGACGTGCTGGCCTTCCTCGCCGGGTATGGTGAGCGCACCTTCGGATCGAAGGCGCAGGAGTCGGCGTCGATCAAAGCGGCGAAGCTGATGGCGTCCCTATACGAGGCCCTCGAGGGGTCTGGGTACGACGATCACGAGGCGTCGGTGTTCCTGGTGCGCACCTTGTTCGCCCTCTACGCTGATGACGCCGGAGTGTGGGATCGCGATATGTTCCTCGAGTTTCTCGAGACCCGCACGGCGGCGGATGGTTCCGACCTCGGGCCTCAGCTGTCGTTGCTGTACCAGGTAATGGGACGTGAGCCGTCTCGTCGGCAGTCGAACCTCGACGAGCTAATCTCGCGGTTTCCCTACGTCAACGGCGGGGTTTTTGAGGAATCGGTGTCGATCCCGTCGTTCGATGCCGGCATGCGTGACCGGCTGATCTCGGCGGCAATGTTCAACTGGTCGGCGATCTCGCCTGCGATCTTCGGCAGCCTCTTCCAAGCCGTCAAAGACAAGACAGCTCGGCGTGAGCTCGGTGAGCACTACACGACCGAGACCAACATCATGAAGGTCATCGGCCCGATGTTCCTCGATGAACTGCGGCAGCGGTTCACGGACGGGTATCACGACACCGCCAAGCTCAAGAGGTTGCGTGCGGACATGGGGCTGATGCGGTTCCTGGATCCTGCGTGCGGCTGCGGCAACTTCCTGGTGGTCGGCTACCGGCAGATGCGAGCGCTCGATCTTGAGGTTCTGCTGCGGATCCAGGAGTTGTCCGGCGAGACGGCACGCACGATGTTCTTCACCGAGGAGCACCTGGCCGTGCGGCTGTCGAGTTTCCACGGGATTGAGCTCGAGGAGTGGCCTGCCCAGATCGCAGCGACGGCGCTGCACCTGGTGGAGCACCAGGCGAACCAGGCGATGGAGCTGGCGCTCGGATCTGCGCCCGATCCGCTGCCCCTGGACAAGATCAAGAGCATCGTCGTCGGCAACGCGCTGCGCGTCGATTGGGCAACCGTCCTAGAACCGACTGAGCACCTGTACATCATGGGTAACCCGCCCTTCCTCGGCCACGCCACCCGCTCGTCAGAGCAAGCGCAGGAGCTGCGCGACGTGTGGCGGCGGGACGACATTGGGCGGCTGGACTACGTCACTGGCTGGTATGCGAAGGCGCTCGAGTTGCTCGGCCGTCCGGGCTACCGGGGCGAGTTCGCCTTCGTCTCGACGAACTCGATCGCGCAAGGGGAGCCGGTGCCGGCGCTCTTCGGCCCTGTGTTCGCCGCAGGGTGGCGCGTCAAGTTCGCGCATCGGACATTCGCCTGGACCAGTGAAGCGCCCGGTGCCGCGGCAGTGCATTGTTCGGTGATCGGTTTCGACCGGCCGTCGAGGAAGAGGGCGCGGCTGTTTGACTACTCCGGAAATCTCAAGGGCGAGCCCGTCGAAATCCCCGTGGTGGATCAGCTCAACGGCTACCTGGTCGACGGGCCGATTGTCCTAGTCGACCAGCGCCGAAGCCCACTGGCCTCGGCGCTTCCTCCGATGGTGTTCGGGAACATGGCTCGTGACGACGGCAACCTCTTGATCGAGCCAGGCGACTACGCGGAGGTCATGGCGGATCCGATCGCCGCGAAGTACGTTCGGCCGTTCGTCGGCGCCCGGCAGCTCATCCACAACGAGCCCCGGTGGTGTCTGTGGCTCGTCGATCTGGACCCCAGCGACATTGCCCGCTCACCGATGCTCCGCCGGCGGCTGGATGCCGTGCGCCAGTTCCGCGCAGCATCGAGGGCCGAGTCCACTCGGCAGATGGCGGAGACGCCGCACCTATTCGGTCAAAGGTCGCAGCCCGACACGCCCTATGTCTGCGTGCCGCGGCATGCGAGTGAGACCCGCAAGTTCTTCCCGACAGCCCTGTTCACCCCGGATGTGATCTGCGGTGACGCCAACTTCAAAGCAGATGACCCGGACGGCCTCGCGTTCGCAATGATCTCGTCTTCGGCATTCATCACCTGGCAGCGCACCATCGGAGGCCGCCTCGAGTCTCGTCTGCGCTTCTCGAGCACCCTGACGTGGAACACCTTCCCGCTGCCTACCATCACCGATTCACAGCGTGCCGCGATCATCGCCGGCGGTCGAGCCGTTCTGGATGCGAGAGCGCTACGCCCAGAACGCTCGCTCGCAGACCACTACAACCCCCTGGCGATGTCGCCCGAGCTACTCCGTGCCCACCGCGAACTCGACGTTGCTGTCGACAAGACTCTGGGGCTGCGTGGAGCAGCAACGGAAGCTGACCGGTTGCGAGCGCTGTTCGCCAGCTTCGCGAAGCTCACGACAGCGAATGAGCTCACGATGCCGAAGAAGCGTTCCCGTAAGGCGAGAGCCGTGAGCGCGGCGTCGTGA
- a CDS encoding DUF3560 domain-containing protein: protein MTLTIIHAAAEGTRIEGTSRGDGTAEALKANGWRWSRALGSWYIPHSRDREPKTAIINRTAEQLTAAGFVVEISIDYERRAAAVVEADLVDRRDDRAAALSERAARRQQDATEEAERAARALRRLPEGGEPIKVGHHSEAGHRRAIAKADAAIRRSIDADAEARRAQVRADIAAASNDARYAPITVANRIEKLRADLAGIRRRLDGSRRTLPGGYVEVTAAATGAYAERLKRELAATDDQLIYWQEVRAEQIATGVATDHSRDTIDIGDQIKYFGSWCTVTRTNPKSVTIVDAYGHRGTVPYTHIREHRAGQSGANS, encoded by the coding sequence ATGACGCTCACGATCATCCACGCTGCCGCGGAAGGCACCCGCATCGAAGGGACCAGCCGGGGCGACGGCACGGCCGAGGCTCTCAAGGCCAACGGCTGGCGGTGGAGCCGGGCGCTCGGATCCTGGTACATCCCCCACTCCCGCGACCGCGAACCGAAGACCGCGATCATCAACCGCACCGCCGAGCAGCTCACCGCTGCCGGGTTCGTTGTCGAGATCTCGATCGACTATGAACGCCGGGCCGCGGCCGTCGTCGAGGCTGACCTGGTCGACCGCAGGGACGACCGCGCTGCCGCACTGTCGGAGCGCGCCGCTCGGCGCCAACAGGACGCCACAGAGGAGGCGGAGCGCGCAGCACGCGCGCTGCGACGTCTCCCTGAAGGTGGCGAGCCCATCAAGGTCGGACACCACTCGGAGGCCGGCCACCGCCGAGCGATCGCGAAGGCGGACGCGGCGATCCGCCGCTCGATCGACGCCGACGCGGAGGCACGGCGCGCCCAGGTGCGTGCCGACATCGCGGCCGCGTCGAACGATGCGCGGTACGCGCCGATCACTGTGGCGAACCGGATCGAGAAGCTCCGTGCAGACCTTGCCGGCATCCGTCGACGTCTCGACGGTTCCCGACGCACCCTCCCCGGCGGGTATGTCGAGGTCACGGCCGCAGCGACCGGCGCCTACGCCGAGCGGCTCAAGCGGGAGCTGGCCGCGACCGATGATCAGCTCATCTACTGGCAGGAGGTCCGGGCCGAGCAGATCGCGACCGGTGTCGCCACCGACCACAGCAGAGACACCATCGACATCGGGGACCAGATCAAGTACTTCGGTAGCTGGTGCACCGTCACTCGCACCAACCCGAAGAGCGTCACGATCGTCGACGCCTACGGCCACCGCGGCACCGTCCCCTACACGCACATCCGCGAGCACCGTGCCGGCCAGAGCGGAGCGAACTCATGA
- a CDS encoding IS256 family transposase, which yields MTAPHIVDPATVLGEALADASPDLMRHLLQTMINALLSADADAVVGAEWGQPSPDRLTHRNGYRHRDLDTRAGTIDVAIPKLRSGTYFPEWLLERRKRSEAALITVIADCYLAGVSTRRMDKLVKTLGIHALSKSQVSRMAAELDEHVNQFRHRSLAEAGPFTFVAADALTMKVREGGRVVNTVVLIATGVNGDGRREVLGLQTATAETGSAWNAFFADLVARGLTGVQLVTSDAHAGLKDAIAANLPGATWQRCRTHYAANLMSVSPKSMWPAVKAMLHSVYDQPTASDVHAQFDRTLDYVTEKLPAVAEHLDTARADILAFTEFPKDVWSQIWSNNPNERLNREIRRRTDSVGIFPNRDAIIRLVGGVLAEQTDEWAEGRRYLGLDVLARSRMRVLPDTESEVVADTFIALSA from the coding sequence ATGACCGCTCCCCACATTGTCGACCCTGCAACGGTGCTCGGTGAAGCCCTTGCCGACGCTTCCCCGGATTTGATGCGACACCTGCTGCAAACGATGATCAACGCCCTCCTGTCCGCCGACGCCGACGCCGTGGTCGGCGCCGAATGGGGACAGCCGTCCCCTGACCGCCTCACCCACCGCAACGGCTACCGCCACCGCGATCTCGACACCAGGGCTGGCACGATCGATGTCGCGATCCCGAAACTGCGATCGGGCACGTATTTCCCGGAGTGGCTTCTGGAGCGTCGCAAGCGCTCCGAGGCGGCCTTGATCACCGTGATCGCCGACTGCTACCTCGCAGGCGTCAGCACGCGGCGGATGGACAAGCTGGTGAAGACCCTCGGCATTCACGCCCTGTCGAAGTCGCAGGTGTCCCGGATGGCTGCCGAGCTCGACGAGCACGTGAACCAGTTCCGGCACCGCTCTTTGGCTGAGGCGGGCCCGTTCACGTTCGTCGCCGCCGACGCTCTGACGATGAAGGTTCGTGAGGGTGGCCGGGTGGTGAACACGGTCGTGCTGATCGCCACTGGCGTCAACGGTGACGGCCGCCGCGAAGTGCTCGGCCTGCAAACCGCGACAGCTGAGACCGGGTCGGCGTGGAATGCGTTCTTCGCAGACCTCGTCGCCCGCGGCCTCACCGGCGTGCAGCTGGTCACCAGTGACGCGCATGCCGGTTTGAAGGACGCGATTGCCGCGAACCTGCCCGGCGCGACCTGGCAGCGTTGCCGCACCCACTACGCGGCGAACCTGATGAGCGTGAGCCCGAAGAGCATGTGGCCGGCGGTGAAGGCGATGCTGCACTCCGTTTATGACCAGCCCACCGCCTCCGACGTGCACGCCCAGTTCGACCGCACCCTGGATTACGTGACCGAGAAGCTGCCCGCGGTCGCCGAGCACCTCGATACCGCCAGGGCCGACATCCTGGCCTTCACCGAGTTCCCCAAAGACGTGTGGTCCCAAATCTGGTCGAACAATCCCAACGAGCGCCTCAACCGCGAGATCCGCCGCCGCACCGACTCCGTCGGCATCTTCCCCAACCGCGACGCGATCATCCGCCTGGTCGGCGGCGTCCTGGCCGAGCAGACCGACGAGTGGGCCGAGGGGCGCCGCTACCTCGGGCTGGACGTTCTGGCCCGCTCCCGCATGCGCGTCCTGCCCGACACCGAAAGCGAGGTGGTCGCCGACACCTTCATCGCGCTCAGCGCATAA
- the nrdH gene encoding glutaredoxin-like protein NrdH: protein MTTTLTNGDKSITLFTKPSCVQCTATYRALDAKGIDYDVVDLSEDAAALEQVKSLGYLQAPVVITDEDHWSGFRPDKIDELAQRLA from the coding sequence ATGACAACCACACTGACGAACGGCGACAAGTCGATCACGCTGTTCACGAAGCCATCGTGCGTGCAGTGCACCGCGACGTATCGCGCACTGGATGCGAAGGGCATCGACTACGACGTCGTCGACCTCAGCGAGGACGCCGCGGCGCTCGAGCAGGTCAAGTCGCTCGGCTATCTGCAGGCGCCGGTCGTCATCACGGATGAGGATCACTGGTCGGGCTTCCGTCCCGACAAGATCGACGAGCTCGCGCAGCGGCTCGCGTGA